cctgggcaacagagcaagactccgtctcaaaaaaaaaaaaaaggttgctcaGTACCTGGCCAAAACAGAAGAGGCTTACTCACTGTAcacagagggaaagaggaaggagacgGTTTAACTTCTAAACTCACTAAAGCAGGAAAGGCAAATGTGGAATGTGCTCAGGaaatatctgtgagatgaatgaatttGAGGGAAGTAAGGTACTAGATAATTACCTGCCCTACCCAGAACAAATCCTGTGCAATGTTTCCTTGAAAAGCAGAAgtcaggctgggcgctgtggctcatgcctgtaaatccagccctttgggaggccaaggcgtgtgaatcacctgaggtcaggaggttgagaccagcctggctaacatggtgaagcctcgtctcaactaaaaatacaaaaattagccaggcatggtggtgcgttcctgtagtcccaactacttggaaggctgaggcaggagaattgcttgaacccaggaggcagaggttgcagtgagctgagatcggccactgcactccagactgggtaacagagtgagacttcatctcaaaaaaaaaaaaaaaaaaaaaagaaaacaggaagtcTGGAAGGGGTGGATACTGACATAGTGAAGCAACTAGTTCAGTTCTACAACTTGACAGCCACACCTGTGCCAGGCTGTCTACAAGGATATTTAGAATGAGTAAGACATTCCTTCAAGGAACTCCAGGAACACAGGCCTAACATATTGCAATGTTTAGTGTCAAGCAGTGCACTAGAGACACATTATCACACTCAAACCTCACAACAATTCCTGAGGTAGGAATTATCACTCCCCTTTCATAGATGAAACAGAGGCTTAGAGTGCTTGATTTATTGAAGGTCAAACAGCCAGTAAATCGTGTAGCCAGGATTCCAACCTTTCTGTCTCACTAAGACTgtagaaaaaaagatacaaacaacAGACAAATAATTCCCAGGCACCTACCAagttgccaggcactgtgtttaCCTCACTGACCCCTTTGAGGTTGTGGCATTGCCTCCATTTTCTACGCGAGGAAATAGGGTGAGAGCTGGGGTTAGTCTGGTTATGACTGTGTGTGCCATTCCCACTAAATCTCATTCGATGTGGTTCATGAGGCAAATGACATGGACAACTTCCTTCTCACGTCCACTGAGCATATGGCTTTTTACAACACTTCCTGGTTTCTGAATTACTTTACAAACCTCCCTGTCCTGTGAGGAAGGAAGAACGGTTATTACAATCTACATCTAGAAGCCAGTTGCCCTTTAGAGAGATGGCTGCAATTGCCTCACTGCCTGTGTCATGTGACTCTCCCAGGCCCTTAGTGATTAAATGAGGGATGCTGCAGAGGAGCCATGCTGACCACTTCCTCCCTCGTGTCCTGCCATCCCACTGTCGGTGTCCCACTCTCCTTGCGCCCTACACTTCACTGGCTAATAACTCCCCTCACTTTTTCCTATGTGAAGCCATCCTGGATAATTCCCCACCCAGGGATGGTCCCTTCTCATCTCAGAGAGCTCTCCATGCACACCTGTTACCTTTTCTGTTTTTACCTGTAAATAACTACGTGCCTGATTTCCATACCTCATACGCCTCTACAGGGCAAAGACtgtgtcttttgtttatttatttatttatttatttatttatttatttttatttttttttttttgagacggagtctcgctctgtcgcccaggctggagtgcagtggcgcggtctccactaactgcaagctccgcctcccgggttcacgccattctcctgcctcagcctctccagcaactgggactacaggcacccgccaccgcgcccggctaattttttgtatttttagtagagacgggatttcaccatggtctcgatctcctgaccccgtgatccgcccgcctcggcctcccaaagtgctgggattacagacgtgagtcactgcgcccggccaaagactgtgtcttttttgttgtttttgttgtcttttttttttttttttttaagacggagtcttgttttgtcgccaaggctggagtgcagtggcctgatctcggctcactgcaagctccgcctcccgggttcacgccattctcctgcctcagcctccgagtagctgggactacaggcgcccaccaccacgcccggctaattttttgtatttttagtagagacggggtttcactgtgttagccaggatggtctcaatctcctgacctcgtgatccgcccgcctcggcctcccaaagtgctgggattacaggcgtgagccaccatgcccggcctgagaCTGTGTCTTAAACATCATGATAGCCTTAGCATTTTGTGTAgtgaaggttttgttttgttttgtttgtttttgttttttagtatcagctttatttgtatcattttgaaatttttatcaaAACTCAGTGTGCTTGCTGTGGTTCCCATCCTCTGGGATTTAGGAACCTTTACCCCATTCTCCATCCAAATCTGTCTTCTGTGTTCTAGGCTCTTCCTAAAGTTGTCATTCACACATAcctcccagaattttttttttttttttttttgagacggagtctcactctgtcgcccaggctggagtgcagtggctggatctcggctcactgcaagctctgcctcccgggtttacgccattctcctgcctcagcctcccgagtagctgggactacaggtgcctgccacctcgccccgttaattttttgtattttttagtagagacagggtttcaccgtgttagccaggatggtctcgatctcctgacctcgtgatccgcccgtctcggcctcccaaattgttgggattacaggcttgaaccacggCGCCCGGTCACCCTCCAGAATTTTAAAGGGTGTATAATCTGTAACAACTCAGAGGAACCCAATTGCCCTTTAGAAATATGCCTGCAATTCCCTCACTTCCTGTGTCATGTGACTCTCCCAGTCATCACATGACCCATCCATGTCAGGAAGCCGGAATTACCTGCAGGACTAACCTAGTGCCTATAGCTATGGCAGGTCCCTGCatccttgtttttgtttagtgGATCCTCTATCCTTCAGAGACTCTGGAACCCCTGTGGTCTTCTCCTCATCCAATGACCCTGAGGTGATGGAGTTTTCCAGAAAGGTAAGAGAGAGCTCCCAATCAGCATTGTCACAGTGCTTCTGGAATCCTGGCACTGGAATTCAGTGAATGACAGACTCTCTTTGAATCCAGGGCCATCATGGCTCTTTGAGCAAGGCACAGATGGAGGGAGGGGTCGAAGTTGAAATGGGTGGGAAGAGTGGTGGGGAGCGTCCTGATTTGGGGTGGGCAGAGAGTTGTCATCAGAAAGGTTGCAGGGAGAGCTGCACCCAGGTGTCTGTGGGCCTTGTCCTAATGAATGTGGGAGACTAGGCCATGGGCAGCCAAAGGCAGCTAAACTCTGCCCAGGAGAGTAgttgaggggaggagaggggcttGCTTTTCAGCCACTCCTCATTCTGTCCTCAGGAATGTCCCAAGCCTTCGGGTAGGGTAAGCATCATGGCCGCCAGCCTCACAGGATTGCTTCTACTTCAGGCAGTGTCATGGGCATCAGGTAAGTGAGTCAAGGCGGTGGCGAGGTAGCACAGAGGCTCCCTTCTGCCTCGTAGTCCTTTGGTAGCCTTCCAGTACTCTGGTGGTAGActtaataggtgctcaataaatcctTTTGAGTGACTGAGACCAACTTTGGGGTGAGGAGTTTTGAAACCGTCTTCCGTCTCTCCGAGCAGCTGTGTCTGTTCCCCACATCCTCATCAGACCTCACCTCTGCTTGTGCTCCCTCCCCGGTGGTGCCCCTGCATCCCTAAAAGCTTCAGCTACAACTTGGTGGTCTGTGTCTGCAATGCCACATACTGTGACTCTCTTGACGCCCTGACCTTTCCTGCCCTCGGTACCTTCAGCCGCTGAGAGCAGAAGCAGTGGGCGTTGGATGGAGCTGAGTAAGGGGACCATCCAGGCTAATTGCACTGGCACAGGTAAACATTACACCCTTCACCCCCTGGGCCAGGCTGGGTCCTCTTAGAGGCAAACGGTGTCAGTGATCATCAAGGAGTTTCTCCCCTGGGAACTGAGACCCTTATTCCCCGTGGATGTCCTCGGGCCTGCTACTGACCCTGCAGCCAGAACAGAAGTCCCAGAAAGTGAAGGGATTTGGAGGGACCATAACAGATGCAGCTGCCCTCAACATCCTTGCCCTGTCACCCCCTGCCCAAAATTTGCTACTTAAATCGTACTTCTCTGAAGAAGATGAGGAGGAAGGGGACAAGATGACAGTGCCTTTGACACTTTTCTTTGCCCTTTCTTTGGATCCTGACTTCTGCCCATCCCTGACATTTGGTTCCCGTTTTAATGCCCTCTGAAATAAGATTTCCCCGCCTATCATCTGCTAACTGCTTATGGACTCAGGCTCAGAAAGGCCTGTATTTCACCCAGGTGCCAGCCTCCACAGGTTCCAACCCAGGAGCCCAAGTTCCCTTTGGCCCTGACTCAGACACTATTAGGACTGACAAGTGATAAGCAGAGTCCCATACTCTCCTATTGACTCAGACTACCATATCTCGATCATCCTTTTCTGTAGGAATTGGATATAACATCATCCGGGAACCCATGGCCAGCTGTGACTTCTCCATCCGCACCTACACCTATGCAGACACCCCTGATGATTTCTAGTTGCACAACTCCAGCCTCCCAGAGGAAGATACCAAGCTCAACGTAGGCATTCTAGCTTTTTCAGGCCCTGATGGCCCTGATGTCTAGGGGTTGAGAAGCTGTAGGGTAGGTCTGCTTGTAGAGACGTTTCTTCCCCTGCTATTTTGTCtcgggggtgggagggtgggggctgatGGCTGAACCGGATGCACTGGTTGGGCTAGTATGTGTTCCAACTCTGGGTGCTTCTCTCTTCACTACCTTTGTCTTTAGATACCCCTGATTCACCGAGCCCTGTAGTTGGCCCAGCGTCCCGTTTCACTCCTTGCCAACCCCTGGACATCACCCACTAGGCTCAAGATCAGCGGAGCAGGGAATGGGAAGGTGTCACTCAAGGGACAGCCCGGAGACATCTACCACCAGACCTGGGCCAGATACTTTGTGAAGTAAGGTATCAGCAAGGCTGTGGGATCAGGACTGGCCTCCCCTTTGGCCACGTTGATCTATGTCCCAACCCTCAACCTCGTTCCACTTCCAGATCTGCCTCTCCTCAGCTCACCTTTCTACCTTCTGGGCCTTTCAGACTTGGACCCGTCAGTCTTGGCCACTCCATCAGGCTTCGTGTTCTCTCGGTCTGGTCCACTTTCTTGGCCGGATCATTTATGACCTTTCTCTTGCTAGGTTCCTGGATGCCTATGCCGAGCACAAGTTACAGTTCTGGGCAGTGACAGTTGAAAATGAGCCTTCTGCTGGGCTATTGAGTGGATACCCCTTCCAGTGCCTGGGCTTCACCCCGAACATCAGCGAGACTTCATTGCCCATGACCTAGGTCCTACCCTCGCCAACAGTACTCACCACAATGTCCGCCTACTCATGCTGGATGACCAATGCTTGCTGCTGCCCCACTGGGCAAAGGTGATAAGGCCTAGACTTCCTTGGTACTCCACTGACCTTCAAATCTAGCCTCCAAATGACTGGCTCCCAAACTTAGAGCAATTTCTCTGCCCAACTGTGGATTCCTAGAGCACCATTCCCCTGGACCTCCAGGGCACCATGGATCCCACAATTGTCACTTTAAACCTCTCTAGGCTTGGGGTGgtagctcatgcttataatcccagctctttaggaaCCCAAGGTGGGGGATCACGTGGACctaaggagttcaagatgagcctgggaaacatggtgaaaccccatccctataaaaataaaatagaaaagttagctgggtatggtggtggcacacctatagtcccaactattctggaggctaaggcgggaggttTAGTTGATTctagaatttgaggctgcagtgagctgtgattgtgccactgtactccagcctgtgtgacagagtgagaccctgtctcaaaaataaaaacaaaaaatccctccCAAAACTTCTCTAGTTGCATTCTGCCCACCACCCATCTTCAGGATTCCTACAAGAGGAAACAGAAGTTCCAGAAGCCTGTGTGCAAGGTCCAGGGTCACTTGCTCTTCCTTTGCAGGTACTGACAGACCCAGAGGCAGCTAAGTATGTTCATGGCATTGCTGTACATTGGTACCTGGACTTTCTGGCTCCAGCCAAAGCCACCCTAGGGGAGACACACCGCCTGTTCCCCAACACCATGCTCTTTGCCTCAGAGGCCTGTGTGGGCTCCAAGTTCTGGGAGCAGAGTGTGCGGCTAGGCTCCTGGGATCGAGGGATGCAGTACAGCCACAGCATCATCACGGTAAGCCACCCCAGTCTGCCTTCCTGCAAAGCACACCTCAGACCCCTTAGTAGTCTCACCAAAGACTGACAGACCTTTCCTGTCCAGCTTTGCCCAGCTAGCCTGCCCTTTTGGGCAACTGGGGAACCATGATTCCCTGTCTTGCCTTTCCTTCACAGGTCTGCACACCTCATTGCCCCTTTTGCAACTACTAAGGCACTttcacctgcctcagacttctcAGATCCCCTTGAGATGCCTCAATCTTCCACAGGGCTGAGCTACCCACAGCCACTTCTCCTTCATGTGACCCTTACCTACAGTCTCTGGGGACCCCCAGTGTTGAGCCTTTGTCTCTTTGCCTTTGTCCTTACCCTAGAACCTCCTGTACCATGTGGTTGGCTGGACTGACTGGAACCTCGCCCTGAACCCCGAAGGAGGACCCAATTGGGTGCGTAATTTTGTCGACAGTCCCGTCATTGTAGACATCACCAAGGACACGTTTTACAAACAGCCCATGTTCTACCACCTTGGTCACTTCAGGTGAATGGAGGGCGGGCACCCCCATTCCATATCAGGCTTATCATCTCCTACATCAGATGGCTTACATCACTCTACACCATGAGGGAGCAGGAAGGTGTTTAGGGTGGAACCTCGGGAGAGGCACACCCATCCCCTTTTGCACCATGGAGGCAGGAAGTGACTAGCAACAGACAACCCCAGTGCCTGAGGCTGGACTGCGATGTAGAAAAGCAGGGTCAGTGCCCAGCAGCATGGCTCCAGGTCTAGAGACCCAGGGCAGAGCTTCTGCAGGAGTTATGGGATGGGTATGCGGGTGGGTGACTTCTTAGATGAAGGTTTCATGGGCGGTACCCCGAGGGACTCTGACCATCTGTTTCCACATTCAGCAAGTTCATTCCTGAGGGCTCCCAGAGAGTGGGGCTGGTTGCCAGTCAGAAGAACGACCTGGACACAGTGGCACTGATGCATCCCGATGGCTCTACCGTTGTGGTCATGCTAAACCGGTGAGGGCAACAGTGGGGTCTGGGAAGTGGGCTGAAGACAGGGTCGGGGGCCTTGGCAGGATCACACTCTTAgcttctcctccccactccctagCTCCTCTAAGGATGTGCCTCTTACCATCAAGGATCCTGCCGTGGGCTTCCTGGAGACGATCTCACCTGGCTACTCCATTCATACCTACCTGTGGTGTCTGCAGTGATGGAGTGGATACTCAAGCTCAGCCTGGGCATTAAAAGGACAGAGTCAGCTCACACGCTGTCTGTGGCTAAAGAGGGCACAGCAGGGCCAGGGTGAGCTTACAGCGACATAAGCCCAAGGGCAGTGGTTTGGGTGATTCACTTTCCCCTCTAGatattgccaggggctggaggccCCTAGAAAAAGACCAGTAAGCCCCAGTGTCCCCCCAGCCCCCATGCTTATGTGAACGTGCACTGTGTGCTGCTTGCTTTGGAAACTGGGCCTGGGCCCAGGCCTAGAGTGAGCTCACTGTTGTACAAACACAAGATGAGGGGTGAGGGTAAGGAAAAGAAGAGACTAGGAAAGCTAGGCCCAAAACTGGAGACTGTGTTTCCTGTAGATGCAGAACTGGGCCCATGGAGCAGCAGTGTCAGCATCAGGGCAGAAGCCTTAAAGCAGCAGCAGGTGTGCCCAGGCAGCCAGATGGTTCCTGTGGGACTAGCCAGGAAAAATGGCAGCTCttaaaggagaaaatgtttgaGCCCAGTCAGCGTGAGTGGCTTTATTCTGGGGAGCAGCACCCCGTGTCCGGCTGTACCAACAAAGAGGAGGCATGGGGGCCTCTGGAATGCACGAGAGTAGAAAAACCAGTCCTGGGAGCGTGAGGACAAATCATTCCTCTTCATCCTCCTCAGCCATGCCCAGGGCCCGGGTGCCTGGGGCCCGAGCAGGCGTTGCCCGCTGGATGGAGACAATGCCGCTGAGCAAGGCGTAGCCCACCATGGCTGCCAGTCCTGCCAGCACAGATAAGATCTGGTTCCGGCGCCGGTATGGCTCCTCCTCAGTCTCTGGGCCTGCTGGTGTCTGGCGTGGCGGTGGTACCTCAGCTGAGGGTCAAGGAAGGAAGGTGAGTTAGGGGAACTAGTTCTCAGATCCCTGCCCACTCTCCCCAGGGCTGCCCCTCCCATCTGCCCCTTACCTCCATCCCAGGGGAAGTAGAGACTGAGGATGTGGGTACAATAGGCACAGAGGTTGTGCAGCCCCCGCAGGTGGGCCTGCAGCTTCCCACTGGGCAGCTTTGCCTGCAGCAGCAGGGCCAAGTAGCTAAAGACGAAGGCGTCCAAGGAGGCAGGGCtggagcagagagagaagggTGGGATGGAGGAGAAGCACTGAGGCAGAAGGGGTAAagatggagctggaggaagaGTCAGCCTTGGGAGGTGGGCTCTGGGCAGCAGGCGGCCATCAGGGAAGGACAGGACACACAGTTCTAGACCTGGTATTGGGAGAGATCCCCAGGTGGCGCCAGCCTGGCCCTGAATAGGACTCTATCCCAGGGCTGCATAAAGGGTACATTCAGTGCCCCACAGCTCTTCAGGCCCCTCCTGTGCCTGGCTGCCGTCCCACCCTACCCTTTTGTACCTTTGAGAAGGCTCTGGCCCCACACACAGCCCCACTGGCAGCAGGACCAGTATCTATCCCAAGGACCTCCTGTCCAGAGCCtgaccccaccccagccccagccccagctgctcCGTCTGAACCTGTATCTTCTCCCAAACCACCCATTATCCTCTTGAGTCAGACTCACGCATCTCCAAAGAAGAACTTTTGAGAGCCCAGACGCTGAGAGAGCAGGGTCAGACACTCCCGAGCCTCTCGGTACAGCTGTAGGGACGACACAGGTAGGCTTGCAGCTGCGGGAACAGTTCCACCTCCCCACCTAAGCACTCCCATTCCTGGCCAGCATCCTTGGGGCTCATCTCATACAACAGCCCCCGGTCTCAGAGCTACCTCCTTCTCCAGCTCTTCCTCGTCCTCAGGCATGTGCTCCCCACTCAGCAGCTCTAGCCGTTCCATGTACTGCCGCTGCATGCGGCCAGGCAGGAAGAAGTTGAGGGGAAAGGGCATAGCCTCTGCATACCACTTCCGGGTCACTTCCACATAGTTCTTGGTGTCTATCCAGAAAGTATGTACCTGGATTGGGTAGGCAGGAAGAAACAGGCAGGTCTGAGccagtgtacctgtctgattcagGGTGGGCTTCTGACCCCCATGCTGTCCTGAGTCTCTGTGTGGGTCTATGTGTGCCCGACCCCTCCCCTGCTAACCATGGATGCTGGGAGGTCTGGGCACACTCACCAGCACCGGGAGCAACTTCTCCTCCAGGAGAGACATGAAGGCCAGGGTGTCTGCCCCTTGCCGAGCTGACAGATCATAATCAGCATTGTACTTCTGTGGAGGAAATATCCATGGTGTGGACACTGAGGAGCTGCAGGGGCACTTCACCAGGGAGGAAGGAGTCCTGTCTGGTACCCCCCTCACTGGCCTGAGTGTAGTGGAGGTAGAGCAAGGAACTTTTCCTAGCAAGGCTCCCTTGCCTGGGCCCAGCCAGTAGCCTGTTGCTGTTGGCAAAAAGCCTGGGCCTTGGAGCCTGCTGGCCGTCAAGGTCCAGCGCCCAATGCGGGGAAGGAGGGAAGTCTCGGCCGCAAACTAGGAGCAGCTCCCAGAAATTCCATGGAAAGCTGGAAGGACGCCTGCTGACGGCAACTTTCTAACAGTAACTTCCCCGACCCAGACACCACAAAGCTAGCACAGCGGAGCTCAGATGCAGGCTGGGACTTGGTCCATGCCTCAGGAACCAGGGAAAGCCATCCTCACACTCCCTGGATCCAGGGAACCCACGCCCAGGGCCCCCCAGCTGGTTCCCTCAGTGCCCAGCTCTTGGCTATTTATTCCACTTCATTCCATGGCCCAGACACCACTACCACATACACATTCCACCCATACCCCCAGGTCTCAGCCTGCCCTACCTTCCCAGGCTCCAGTCCCTGCTCCTCAGCATCCCCCTCCACATCCTGAGTAAACTTTGTCCCCAGATAACCTCTTGAGCATGATCCTTaaatctccctgagcctcagtttctcccgtGTGGAATGGGGGTAAGAATCTTTCTCTCAATGCCCCTGTGTTAGGAAGTAATTTAGAATACTTTGGAAACTGGAAAAGCTCTGTTCACACCTAAGGAATCAGGGcagtggccctggccctgccaggaactttttcttttatctggATCCTCTCTTTTCAGGCTTCTCAATTAATTCCCCAGGTCCTTAACCTTTGGGAAATTAGAAATGAGGAAGAGCGT
This region of Macaca fascicularis isolate 582-1 chromosome 1, T2T-MFA8v1.1 genomic DNA includes:
- the MTX1 gene encoding metaxin-1, which translates into the protein MGRRPPSPEARGPVPRSSAASRTRRSLASPGTSPGPLTATTGGAVVGGGSVQGRAGAHKEVFPGQRAGKMAAPMELFCWSGGWGLPSVDLDSLAVLTYARFTGAPLKVHKISNPWRSPSGTLPALRTSHGEVISVPHKIITHLRKEKYNADYDLSARQGADTLAFMSLLEEKLLPVLVHTFWIDTKNYVEVTRKWYAEAMPFPLNFFLPGRMQRQYMERLELLSGEHMPEDEEELEKELYREARECLTLLSQRLGSQKFFFGDAPASLDAFVFSYLALLLQAKLPSGKLQAHLRGLHNLCAYCTHILSLYFPWDGAEVPPPRQTPAGPETEEEPYRRRNQILSVLAGLAAMVGYALLSGIVSIQRATPARAPGTRALGMAEEDEEE